In Drosophila subpulchrella strain 33 F10 #4 breed RU33 chromosome X, RU_Dsub_v1.1 Primary Assembly, whole genome shotgun sequence, the DNA window TatgcaaattaaaataatgcAGTTCTACAGTTACAGAAACGATAATTGGACCTTATCTACATATTGCAACTAAGCCGTCGGTTCTCAGATGCCAGCTTCCATGCCTGTGTTCTGCTTCTTGATCTCGTTATCCGATATTCTCTCTCTCACAACTACTggctaaataaaaatacatgcATTGAGATATAtctgtacatatatattttaagggcgaacaaaatatatacgtCTTATTTTCCACGCTCTGTTCGTTTCTTGCTGTCAAtcaattattttcttttatttattacaaaataataataataattatttaataaaaataaaaataatttatttatttaatatgtatgtatacatAATGCgtgttgcaaaaaaaaaatatagtttatGTTCATAAagattatatattatatatgtatagttTAAACAGTTtcgctttttgttttgtttgttgcttgtagttctttttttcttttttctttttttttgtggtaaTAATTTCCATTAAATTAAGGTATAACATAACATTAACATTATGCTTGCggctttgtttttgtttttttttctcttccTCTTTATCTGTATCTCCTCTTCTGTTCTCTGCTGTTCTCCAGTTTTGTTAAGGTCGTTTGTATGTGGTGTATCTATGCTTTTGCTTTAGTTAATCTGTGCAAATTCATTAAATGTCTGCTTTTGTTTAGATCTTAGCTTTTACTACACAAAACTTTTTCCATTGGATTATTTATATCTGTTTCCTGGTTCCTTATCAGTTAAACGTACTAAACCAAGGtgctataaaaaaaatacgcAATGACTCTGttcaatatacatatacatagtTATTTCTTTAGGCTTCAAAAATAATGGGTAGAATATTTACGGAGATAGTGAGAGAGGGGAGGAAGGAGAGATATTTGTAATAAAaggtatttttaaaagttatatcGCCACACACGATGGTGACGAAGTGACAATCGGTCAGCGCTTTACTATTAGAATTATTAGGTTTTTATTTACCATTattagttattattattatgcttattatttttattttagatttaaaataactttaatttttACCTAAGTAAAATGATTTCTCGTTATACATTTACTTGCTTTTGCTTCTCTCTCTCGCTTTTTTGCCGCTATTCTTCTTTCGTATgtatttgttgttgttcttttcCTCAATtgcattaattaaatttattaattagtgtgtatatatgtaggttgttgttttaatttttgttgctgctggtttTGCGTTCTCCGTTCttgtttataattattatatatgcttgttgctgttgttgtgggTGAaggttttatatatatttatttctatatatatacgtgGATATATATAAGTGTGTATGTATGTTACTATTGCCCCTATGAAtctgtaaataaaaaataaaaagaaacgaaaacgaaattaaaattaaaatatgtttctaTTAGCTGACTACTAATAAtaagaaactaaaaataaataaaagcttaatgaaaatgaatgaattttctattttttaaataccgATAAAAGCCACATACTGACATAAAACTGACATAAACATATCCTCAATAAggtaattaacatttttgtaggcaccattatttttaaagggaATTTTCTGTGCATTGGGTAACCAACCCTAGGAAAGATATTTTTGGAGCAAAACATACCTTATTTAATACATTTATGGAAATGTAACTTTCCTTAAGTTTCGTAGTTCGATTTCAAAAACATCTCACTAATATACAACTTACTTGTTTCTTTCAACAAAccttattaaatttaaagcattgcattttttttaaatatttattgtagcTTTAGAATCAtcttttttagatttatcTAATAAAACTTGAAAATATGCCGAAATTTGCTTTGCCTGTCATTAGCCTAGAGATTATTTCTCCTTTTCCATTATTGTTGACTCTTGACTGTAATTCCTTGCTCTTAGTTCTTgatttttcacttttaattcatGATTCCCACACTTTCAGCTCTCACTTTCTACAGGTCAATTGATGGCTATTTGCTCTTTCCGTGGGTTGGTTTGGATTGGAGGTGCGTTTTGGATGGATGGATAggtggatggatggatgggtGGATGGATCAAGGGATGGTGGTCAAGCGCCGATAGGTTGATTCAAATTCATATGTTGGCCGGATTGCGCAGGAAGGGTTTCCCTGACAACGGCAATTTGCGGTGCGGCCTCAGCATGAGATTGATACCAGCTAAGGAGCATAAGATGCGGTGGAAGTATTCTGGGTATACAGCAAAGACATTGCCCGTATCAAAATCGTATCGAATCGTAATTATGTGGTGACAAATATGGAAACTGGTGTTCATCGATATAATAGATGTTTAGAAATTATTCTATATTTAATATTGAAATACTATCttgtatattttaatataaagtaATGTCAATCTGTTGACCCGACTTTTCAAAGACCACAAGAAGTGGGCTTAAATATACAAGGTAGTCAACCCTGATCATCAGCAAGGGTGTTAACCATTGTATTACAAAACGATACTGATACTTTTTTGGCTGGCATGATGTGGTGACTGTTTGAAGATGTCAAAGCGTCAGGAGAGGAAAAGGAGCCAGGGGCAAGGGGCAGGAAGCGCTGGCTGGCCAACCGCTTACTCACCTGTTACGTTGGCGCCGCCGGCGTTGCTCGCGGCCATAGCGCCAGCTGCTGAGGCAGCAGTGGCCGCCGCACCggcaccgccaccaccaccaccggcGACCGCGGCATTGGCAGCAGCTGCCACGGCAGACGGCGCTCCCGGTGctccgccgccgctgctgctgttgttgccagACCCGGGTCCCCCGGCACTCGATCCGCcggctcctgctgctgctccgcCAGATCCCGATCCCGCAGCTGCTGTTGTGCCCTGCGGCTGGGAGGATCCTTCCGCCGAGGCGCCACTGCCCGTTGACGAGATGCTGGTGGAGCCGCTGGCCGCAGCAGAGGCTGCGCCGCCGGCTGAGGATCGATTGCCGCCAGGTCCGGATGCATTCTGCAGATGCTTGGGCAACAATTGTGGCACTAGGCTGGGCTGTATCGAGAGTTCTGCGGATGGAGTGGGCAACGATTAGGGTTAGTATTCGTGGGGTCGTGGTCAGAGATCAATTCACTTACCATGCTCGGTGAAGTTGAACAGCGGCGGCATCTCGCGACCGTTGGGCAAGGTGTGGTTGCCCTCCATGCGCAGCTCATCGAAGAACGGATGTGCACAGGCCTTGAGCGGTGTGATCCGTGCACTGGGCGTGTACTCGAGCAGCAGGGACACCAAGTTGATAGCTTCTGTAGGAGTGCGTATACGGAAAACCTGCGATAGGAGTAGGGAGATGAATCCAGTTAATGGGTTGTGCTATCACCAAACATTTTGGAGCGGAACTTCTTGCGGGACACAACAACTGGGCGGGTCACAACTGGGCATCTGGGCGACAGGGCAACAAGGCGGGGCAGTAACGCAGTAATCGTCATTGAAATGGGCAGGACTCAAGTAATAGCACAGAGGAAGCTTTCATATTTACAGACTTAAATGTCTTGCTCCGGATTTCACATATttctttcaattttaaatcgaAAGATTTATGTAAAAACGTAGCAAaacgctgttttttttttacatttattcAAGGGATCAAAATAAATGTCGGCAGTGAGCAGGCCAGAAACCAAAacaatcaattaaattaaactccAAATCAAATCTAATgaatcaattaaacaaatgtaTAACTCCTGAACGGCTGGAAGAACTGGCAAAAAGCTTAGCATAACTTAAAAGCCATGAAACTGCATCTCAAGCGGTATCTGAATATATAAGAACTAACCCTATAAAAACCATTTGAAAATGTTAGGGGGTCGACATATgaaaaataactttaaaaaaccATTCAATTATTAATTATGAAATAGCCCTGGAATAAAATCAGAGTCTGTCGTGGAACCTGCTATTTACCCCCTGCTGAAAAAGTTATTATAGCATATGTATCTGCATGTTGGCATTATGAATTTTGTCAAGCAAATtttgtaattaaattaattcgGTCTTTTTGCTGCAACATTTTCTGTTTATGTTTTCAATTCGCTTCTTGGCTTACTCTCAATCGTTGTTTCTGGTTTAGGGCGTTTGGAAATTGGGTGCGTTCGAGTAGTGACTGCAACGAGTATTCATGAACACACAATTTTCGTTAGAAACAATTGTGGAAAAGTAACAAAGAGCGGTTGGGTGGTTATTTTAATGACAAAATTACGTTTCCCTGGAGAAGAGTGAAGAGGGAAGGCCACATGAGCGGAAAGCGCAAGGGAAAACATCGTGAACGGGTCAATCCATTTCCTGGTAACTAGCCACTTACTTTCTGCCATGGATGACTCTTAATTTGTGGGAACTTAAATTCCGTATAGTTTGGATTCATTTCGCGTATCTGTTCTCTTGTCGGTGTGCCCAGGACCTTGATGACCTCGACAAGCTGATCGACACCGGAATCGCCAGGGAAGATGGGCTGGCCCAGCAGTAGCTCGGCCAAAACGCAACCGGCACTCCACACATCTgaaataagaaataaataatggTAATTTCAAAGTAGGACTATCGATTCTATTAGACACCGCGGACTCACCGATCTTTGTGGTATAATTGATGGCGCCAAAGATGAGCTCGGGGGCGCGGTAATACCGAGAGCAGATGTACGACACATTCGGCTCGCCGTGCAGCAGCTGTTTGGCACTGCCGAAGTCACAGAGCTTCAGCACAGCCGTCTCCGGATCGAGCAGAAGGTTCTGCGGCTTGATATCACGATGGCAAATGCCCAGCGAGTGGATGTAGGCCAAACTTCTAAACAGTTGATACATGTAGAGCTAAGAGGAGATCGGGTTAGTACAGAACGCAGAGTCTTAACTGGTCACAATAATACTAATAGTCATATTTCATTTGTTATTTGTATTATGTTGACCACACTTAAATACTAGACTAGACTCACCCGAATAAAGTTGATTGGTatcgtttgcttggttttGGCATATTGGCGAGCCACTTTGTATACGGTTTCTGGTATATATTCGAGGACTAAATTCAAAAATACTTCATCACGCTGCGAATCGAAGAGAACACACGATTAATTTCTGATATTGCGGTTTTAGGTCATATGATCCATGTATGGATATGTAAAGGAGTCTAGGTCTGAGGGTGAATTGACTGATGAAGTTGCAAGCTGTCAACATGCGTTTTTGTTCAGGGTTGTATAGTCGGCGACATTTAACTCAAACTAGCATAGCAGCAGGATTCGATTCACAGGAGTTTATACCATGCGGTGTGATCTTCTGTACGTTTCATTGTACTTTTCTCAATACAAAGCAAAGGGATTCGGTTTCGGATTCATATATGAGAGATAAAGAAAGTTTAAGATCGAATGAGAGCAAGTTGCTTATGGCCGTATGAAACTTGCTTAAAGTTCGATTAACTAACTGaatttatttgtataaaaaCAACGAGAATATGATATGAACCTTATGAAAAACCTACTGCTGTGTAAACAACAGCTCACACCACTGTAAAACGTAAACAGCTTTATAGCTTGATCACTGCTTTAAAGATTTTTGTTCTTCATCGCTTGCTttggaattttatttttgacattttatATGCCATTCTACAGCCCTTTAGAGGCTGCTCATTTGCAACAATTCAAATATCACATTAAGTGTGTAAACTCACTGTTAACGCGATAAGTCCTGTGTAGTATAAGAAGTATACGtcatttatttaagttttttaatttctcccTCTCCCCCGCACAATAAATCCAGTCAGTTAGTCAATTGTCATACGGCCATTAATGATCTGAGCTGAAGAACTGAAAACTTTGAGATTTTGGGATACCTGGGGCTTGAGCACACTCGCGAATATGCCCAAATCGATGGGGAACTCGGCCAGCTAGTGACCGATTTTAGTTTCGGATTCAGTTTTGATATCAGGTTCGGTTTCAGTTTCAATATGCAAGTGAAAGAGATTTAATTCAATTCGATATTTGCACAACTCATAATCCTGTCAAGAAATGCTTAGCGATTAAAGCTCAATtcattgtttaaaataaatacttagtACGGTTTAACCATGtagaaatgaaaacaaaactaGAGGTAAAATTTGTACGTATAAATAACTACCcttttgctaaaaatattatttttcttttcagAACAACCAATCAATAGGGTTTTAAATTGCATTAGGTATACAAATTTTCTCCCAACCAATCTTAAGTAATAAAGTTTAAGAGATTTGCGTTTGAAAATCGATATGCTGCTGGTAAAATCAACCTTTGATATCGACGCAAATGgtttttcaattaaaacatagcagaaattaatttttaagaaaaaggtAGATTTAAATACAGACAACCACACactatttagcaaagtaagccaaatattatttttgtatttttacgTACTTGTTCAAAGGAGACTCAATAAATGCTTTCCGTACTAAGTAAATACCGATGCTGGCAACTTCAGCAGTCCATCTCCCCATAATAAAGAGTGCTATACTAAGTGAAACTTACCTTTTCACCGCTCGAATAGAAAAAGTACAAAAGCTTTACAATATTACAATGCTCCAATTTGCGCATAATTTGCAATTCGCGATTCTGTGAaagaaaaaagtatttaattaAGTTAGATCCATAAACTTTTTGGTATTTCGATTTTAGGAGACTAAAGAACCAACCTTAAATCGTCTGTCTTGTAAAACTTTTTTGATTGCCACCAGTTCGCCGGTATCGCAAAGCTTTGCCTGGAACACGACGCCGAAGCTGCCATTGCCGATGACCTTAGTGTCTGTATAGGAGACCTCTTGTACGCGATCGGTGCCTTGGCCGGGTGTTGCAACAACTGTTGTAATTTTAGAACCATCGCGACCTGTTTTTGTGCGTAAACAAGAATTGTGTTATttcaatttgtattttaaagcGCAGAGAGGAGACTCCCGTATAGTATATGCCCGAACTTATCCtagcacacacacatatataaataGATGGTTTATACACCTGTGGTCTCCCAGGCGCCCTCCAGTTTCTCCTTGCTCCTATCGACCTCCTTTGGAATGGACAGTGCAACACTGTGCTCGGGCCACAGGTCGTTCAGCTTTCCGATCAGTTGTTTCATGCCTGCACACAAATCAGACACGAATCACACAAGATATAGTCAAGAGATCGATCAGTCAATGCTGATCAGAGATCAGCTCGAAAACGAAAACAACGGAGAGAGGGGTAGGAAGAAATAATCACAGAAGGTGAACAAAACAGTGTGAGGAACAATTAGAAGAGTTTGGGTTTACATGGAGTTTAGGTTAAGGAGCGTAAGAAACAGAGATATAACAAATTTTGAGAGAGTTGTATTATGGCCGAGAAATTCACATCAGTTTCTTGAAGATTGTAATAATTTGTATGCAATGCAATTCCTTGCTCAGATTCAAAATTAAGAATCATTATATTATAAAGAtaatagaaaaaaacaaagtgaAAGAAGAAAGCAACTCGACTATTAGAAACCCGTTACCCAGCTTaagggagtgcgagagggatgcAGATATGCTTAAAGCAACTCTGCTTTATTCCACTAACTAGCACATTCTACGAGTAATGTAATgtaaaaaataccaaattgaaataaaagaaaattaaaaaataaaatggcaGACCTTTAAATTATAGTCCCTGGATGTAATGCTTTTGTTGTTATCTTTGGCGATCTAAACCAAATAAATCAATAGATCATATCAAGTGTTGAATAAGGAATACAATTATTCCTAAAAACCATCACATCAAGATTTTGATTTTACCCTGTACCATCCGACCGATCTCTTCGCATTTTTGTTGCTAATTAATTTTGGCATTGGCGGCTAAGATGCCGATGCTATGAGCATTATGTtggtaataatataataatgatGATGGGGCAGGCAGCTGCTACTGCCTCTCGCATCATAGTGGATTTTGGTGGTCACATAACCTTACgggttttaaatttttgtttaggGTTTGTTGTTATTCTCATTTATCCGTGTACTAATATTCTAATTCCCTACAATCCGGATTTGGTTATAAAATGTGGAATCTTCAGAACGATTCGGCTTTTATTTTCTGTGGGCTTTGTTAATATAAACCCTATCTCTGTACTTGAATCGCTGTTTGGGATTTGGGATATTGAGGGTTTTTATTTCTGTACTTGGATCCTTGTACTGCTTGCCTCCTCCCCCGGCACTGGCGATGCTGGC includes these proteins:
- the LOC119555853 gene encoding protein kinase shaggy isoform X6, which encodes MSGRPRTSSFAEGNKQSPSLVLGGVKTCSRDGSKITTVVATPGQGTDRVQEVSYTDTKVIGNGSFGVVFQAKLCDTGELVAIKKVLQDRRFKNRELQIMRKLEHCNIVKLLYFFYSSGEKLAEFPIDLGIFASVLKPQRDEVFLNLVLEYIPETVYKVARQYAKTKQTIPINFIRLYMYQLFRSLAYIHSLGICHRDIKPQNLLLDPETAVLKLCDFGSAKQLLHGEPNVSYICSRYYRAPELIFGAINYTTKIDVWSAGCVLAELLLGQPIFPGDSGVDQLVEVIKVLGTPTREQIREMNPNYTEFKFPQIKSHPWQKVFRIRTPTEAINLVSLLLEYTPSARITPLKACAHPFFDELRMEGNHTLPNGREMPPLFNFTEHELSIQPSLVPQLLPKHLQNASGPGGNRSSAGGAASAAASGSTSISSTGSGASAEGSSQPQGTTAAAGSGSGGAAAGAGGSSAGGPGSGNNSSSGGGAPGAPSAVAAAANAAVAGGGGGGAGAAATAASAAGAMAASNAGGANVTGSQSNSALNSSGSGGSGSGNGEAGGSGSGCGSGSGGGNGGDKDAGDSGAAGSGAGAAETEAAASG
- the LOC119555853 gene encoding protein kinase shaggy isoform X7 is translated as MSGRPRTSSFAEGNKQSPSLVLGGVKTCSRDGSKITTVVATPGQGTDRVQEVSYTDTKVIGNGSFGVVFQAKLCDTGELVAIKKVLQDRRFKNRELQIMRKLEHCNIVKLLYFFYSSGEKRDEVFLNLVLEYIPETVYKVARQYAKTKQTIPINFIRLYMYQLFRSLAYIHSLGICHRDIKPQNLLLDPETAVLKLCDFGSAKQLLHGEPNVSYICSRYYRAPELIFGAINYTTKIDVWSAGCVLAELLLGQPIFPGDSGVDQLVEVIKVLGTPTREQIREMNPNYTEFKFPQIKSHPWQKVFRIRTPTEAINLVSLLLEYTPSARITPLKACAHPFFDELRMEGNHTLPNGREMPPLFNFTEHELSIQPSLVPQLLPKHLQNASGPGGNRSSAGGAASAAASGSTSISSTGSGASAEGSSQPQGTTAAAGSGSGGAAAGAGGSSAGGPGSGNNSSSGGGAPGAPSAVAAAANAAVAGGGGGGAGAAATAASAAGAMAASNAGGANVTGSQSNSALNSSGSGGSGSGNGEAGGSGSGCGSGSGGGNGGDKDAGDSGAAGSGAGAAETEAAASG
- the LOC119555853 gene encoding protein kinase shaggy isoform X8, producing MLINRGSLLEGRDGSKITTVVATPGQGTDRVQEVSYTDTKVIGNGSFGVVFQAKLCDTGELVAIKKVLQDRRFKNRELQIMRKLEHCNIVKLLYFFYSSGEKLAEFPIDLGIFASVLKPQRDEVFLNLVLEYIPETVYKVARQYAKTKQTIPINFIRLYMYQLFRSLAYIHSLGICHRDIKPQNLLLDPETAVLKLCDFGSAKQLLHGEPNVSYICSRYYRAPELIFGAINYTTKIDVWSAGCVLAELLLGQPIFPGDSGVDQLVEVIKVLGTPTREQIREMNPNYTEFKFPQIKSHPWQKVFRIRTPTEAINLVSLLLEYTPSARITPLKACAHPFFDELRMEGNHTLPNGREMPPLFNFTEHELSIQPSLVPQLLPKHLQNASGPGGNRSSAGGAASAAASGSTSISSTGSGASAEGSSQPQGTTAAAGSGSGGAAAGAGGSSAGGPGSGNNSSSGGGAPGAPSAVAAAANAAVAGGGGGGAGAAATAASAAGAMAASNAGGANVTGSQSNSALNSSGSGGSGSGNGEAGGSGSGCGSGSGGGNGGDKDAGDSGAAGSGAGAAETEAAASG
- the LOC119555853 gene encoding protein kinase shaggy isoform X9 is translated as MRKLEHCNIVKLLYFFYSSGEKLAEFPIDLGIFASVLKPQRDEVFLNLVLEYIPETVYKVARQYAKTKQTIPINFIRLYMYQLFRSLAYIHSLGICHRDIKPQNLLLDPETAVLKLCDFGSAKQLLHGEPNVSYICSRYYRAPELIFGAINYTTKIDVWSAGCVLAELLLGQPIFPGDSGVDQLVEVIKVLGTPTREQIREMNPNYTEFKFPQIKSHPWQKVFRIRTPTEAINLVSLLLEYTPSARITPLKACAHPFFDELRMEGNHTLPNGREMPPLFNFTEHELSIQPSLVPQLLPKHLQNASGPGGNRSSAGGAASAAASGSTSISSTGSGASAEGSSQPQGTTAAAGSGSGGAAAGAGGSSAGGPGSGNNSSSGGGAPGAPSAVAAAANAAVAGGGGGGAGAAATAASAAGAMAASNAGGANVTGSQSNSALNSSGSGGSGSGNGEAGGSGSGCGSGSGGGNGGDKDAGDSGAAGSGAGAAETEAAASG